A genome region from Leifsonia sp. Root112D2 includes the following:
- a CDS encoding YlbL family protein yields the protein MALFDDQMAWPQPNSTPPPPRRRSISVGWVLLSVAAVLVLILGLTPSPYVIEQPGPAFNTLGFDRAVGSTAQGGQNGTDSKTHLISIPSQKTYPTSGSLDLLTVSLLGDPKNLPSWMEVVSAWFDPSKAVIPVDVAFPASSTAKQQQQENAVLMVDSQKDAIAAALNTLGTPFPQSVSVKQVLAHTPADGHVKVGDEIVSINGVKVAGIESLRAAVARNGADATAAVGIVRSGQSKTVEVAPVKSGSATVLGVGVGMDYAFPFDVKIQLENVGGPSAGMMFALGIIDTLTPGFLNGGARVAGTGTIDNEGNVGPIGGIRQKLYGAKDAGAKYFLAPASNCDEVVGHVPGGLQVFAVKKLSDSLKVLKTIASDGDTGKLPRCTT from the coding sequence GTGGCGCTCTTCGATGACCAGATGGCGTGGCCGCAGCCGAATTCCACGCCGCCCCCACCCCGGCGACGCAGCATCTCGGTCGGATGGGTGTTGCTGTCTGTCGCTGCAGTCCTCGTGCTGATTCTCGGCCTGACGCCGTCGCCGTACGTGATCGAGCAGCCCGGGCCGGCCTTCAATACCCTGGGCTTTGACCGGGCGGTCGGCAGCACCGCGCAGGGCGGCCAGAACGGCACAGACTCGAAGACGCACCTCATCAGCATTCCGAGCCAGAAGACCTACCCGACGAGTGGCTCCCTCGATCTGCTCACGGTTTCGTTGCTCGGCGACCCCAAGAACCTGCCCAGTTGGATGGAGGTGGTCAGCGCCTGGTTCGATCCGAGCAAGGCGGTGATTCCGGTGGATGTGGCGTTCCCCGCCTCATCGACGGCCAAGCAGCAACAGCAGGAGAATGCCGTGCTCATGGTCGACTCGCAGAAGGATGCCATCGCCGCGGCGCTCAATACCCTCGGCACCCCGTTTCCGCAGTCCGTCTCAGTGAAGCAGGTTCTTGCACACACACCGGCCGACGGTCACGTGAAGGTCGGCGACGAGATCGTGTCCATCAACGGCGTCAAGGTGGCCGGCATCGAGTCGTTGCGTGCGGCCGTAGCAAGAAATGGGGCGGACGCCACCGCCGCCGTCGGCATCGTGCGCAGCGGTCAGTCCAAGACCGTCGAGGTCGCACCCGTGAAGAGCGGATCTGCCACGGTACTCGGGGTCGGCGTCGGCATGGACTACGCCTTTCCGTTCGACGTGAAGATCCAGCTGGAGAATGTGGGCGGTCCGAGTGCCGGCATGATGTTCGCGCTCGGCATCATCGACACGCTCACGCCCGGCTTTCTGAACGGCGGTGCGAGGGTCGCGGGAACCGGCACCATCGATAACGAAGGGAACGTGGGTCCGATCGGCGGCATCCGACAGAAGCTGTACGGCGCGAAAGACGCGGGAGCGAAGTATTTTCTCGCACCGGCGTCGAACTGCGATGAGGTGGTCGGCCATGTTCCCGGTGGGCTGCAGGTATTCGCGGTGAAGAAGCTCTCCGATTCTCTGAAGGTGCTGAAGACCATCGCCTCCGACGGCGATACCGGGAAGCTCCCACGCTGCACGACCTAG
- a CDS encoding phosphotransferase — protein sequence MARSHLTLAALATSAIAGLDVAGARSYRSGGQGEYDSALLKERDGRQLIIRVPSSQAAESEQGADLVALRALSQGIRGRLPFDVPTYVGQTPIGGTRAVVYEFLPGDHISVDDIHAENGLAASIGRAVAAVHTLPTAFVGEAGLPVLSATECHDSTSSLIETAVSTGLVPTGLRDRWREAARENASWQFQPTVINGAFSAESLLIEGGTVRGVLGWAALRVGDPARDLHWILAMNGAAAEAALEAYSDARHVSTDRQFTQRAMLYAELEVARWLLHGREVHDQSVVDDAIQMMDGLVETVHSDEAAPLAAETGPIMAISDVEAMLQETPGGLSTSREASGGMRPVEDEPRERRLPDDED from the coding sequence ATGGCCAGATCCCATCTCACTCTAGCCGCGTTGGCAACCTCCGCCATCGCCGGCCTCGACGTTGCCGGCGCCCGCAGTTACCGTTCGGGCGGGCAGGGGGAGTATGACTCGGCCCTGTTGAAGGAACGCGACGGCCGCCAGCTCATCATTCGGGTTCCATCGTCACAGGCGGCCGAGTCCGAGCAGGGCGCAGATCTTGTGGCGCTGCGGGCGCTGAGCCAAGGAATCCGGGGCCGCCTGCCCTTCGATGTGCCGACATACGTGGGCCAGACACCCATCGGTGGAACGCGCGCCGTCGTGTACGAGTTTCTGCCCGGCGACCACATCTCGGTCGACGACATCCACGCGGAGAACGGGCTCGCCGCCTCGATCGGGCGTGCCGTCGCGGCCGTTCACACGCTGCCGACGGCCTTTGTGGGCGAGGCAGGGCTGCCGGTGCTGAGCGCCACCGAATGCCACGACTCCACCTCCTCGCTCATCGAGACGGCCGTCTCGACCGGGCTCGTGCCCACCGGGCTGCGTGACAGGTGGCGCGAGGCCGCGCGCGAGAACGCGAGCTGGCAGTTTCAGCCGACGGTGATCAACGGCGCCTTCTCCGCCGAATCGCTGCTGATCGAGGGCGGCACTGTCAGAGGAGTGCTCGGCTGGGCTGCGCTGCGGGTGGGCGACCCCGCTCGCGATCTGCACTGGATTCTGGCCATGAACGGCGCCGCGGCCGAGGCCGCGCTGGAGGCATACAGCGATGCCCGGCACGTCTCGACCGACCGGCAGTTCACACAACGTGCCATGCTGTACGCCGAGCTCGAGGTCGCCCGCTGGCTGCTGCACGGACGCGAGGTACACGACCAGTCTGTTGTCGATGACGCGATCCAGATGATGGACGGCCTGGTCGAGACGGTGCACAGTGATGAGGCGGCACCGCTCGCCGCCGAGACCGGACCGATCATGGCGATCTCGGACGTCGAAGCGATGCTGCAGGAGACGCCAGGCGGCCTCAGTACGTCCCGCGAGGCATCCGGCGGCATGCGCCCCGTCGAAGACGAACCGCGCGAGCGCCGGCTCCCAGACGATGAAGACTGA
- a CDS encoding zinc-dependent metalloprotease, with amino-acid sequence MADDPNMDNEDEFARMLRELLSGNSSIDPSQLAGAAGLPNDPAAIANLINQLQGAMRNSGDGINWDLALEQARTLAGEGALPTEPGVRSGMEQAFHVAALWLDEVANVSELQLVPTLTSRAEWVRTTMPIWTQLAEPVALSISTAITKVFQEQAPEEMRSMVAGAESMIRSVGGALFAMQLGQVVGQLSREVVSGGDIGIPLLNDGTATLLPQNVAEFGDGLDIPLDQVQLYLAVRELAHARLFRHAKWLRLQLIMAITEYARGISIDTGMLENLADRFDPSNPEELREIMASGALIPEKTDAQKAALERLETTLALVEGWVDVVTAQATTRLPKSDAIAETVRRRRASGGPAESAFATLVGLELRPRRLREAAAMWQAVTDAAGGEARDHLWSHPDLLPSSGDLDNPAALVARLTAEAEGKTPELDEVDQALEELLRGDTERPKEE; translated from the coding sequence ATGGCCGACGACCCGAATATGGATAACGAGGACGAATTCGCGCGGATGCTTCGCGAGCTCCTCTCGGGCAATTCCTCGATCGACCCAAGCCAGCTGGCAGGGGCCGCGGGCCTGCCCAATGACCCGGCAGCGATTGCCAATCTGATCAACCAGCTGCAAGGCGCGATGCGCAACAGCGGTGACGGAATCAACTGGGATCTTGCGCTCGAGCAGGCGCGCACACTCGCTGGTGAGGGTGCGCTGCCCACTGAGCCCGGGGTGCGTTCCGGCATGGAGCAGGCCTTCCATGTGGCGGCCCTCTGGCTGGACGAGGTGGCGAACGTCTCGGAGCTCCAGCTCGTGCCGACACTGACCAGCCGAGCCGAATGGGTGCGCACCACCATGCCCATCTGGACGCAGTTGGCGGAGCCCGTTGCCCTGAGCATCTCCACCGCCATCACGAAGGTGTTCCAGGAGCAGGCGCCCGAAGAGATGCGTTCCATGGTTGCCGGCGCCGAATCGATGATCCGCTCGGTGGGCGGCGCGCTCTTCGCGATGCAGCTCGGCCAGGTTGTGGGGCAGCTTTCCCGTGAGGTGGTCTCGGGCGGCGACATCGGCATCCCGTTGCTGAATGACGGCACTGCGACGCTGCTGCCGCAGAACGTCGCCGAATTCGGCGATGGGCTCGACATTCCGCTCGACCAGGTGCAGCTGTACCTCGCGGTGCGCGAGCTGGCGCACGCCCGGTTGTTCCGGCACGCCAAGTGGCTGCGCCTGCAGCTCATCATGGCCATCACCGAGTACGCCCGTGGCATCAGCATCGACACGGGCATGCTCGAGAATCTGGCCGACCGGTTCGACCCGTCCAACCCGGAGGAGCTGCGGGAGATCATGGCGAGCGGCGCGCTCATTCCCGAGAAGACGGATGCGCAGAAGGCCGCGCTCGAGCGCCTCGAGACGACCCTGGCACTCGTCGAGGGCTGGGTCGACGTGGTGACCGCCCAGGCCACCACGCGGTTGCCGAAGTCCGACGCAATAGCCGAGACGGTGCGTCGGCGGCGCGCATCCGGTGGCCCCGCCGAGTCGGCGTTTGCCACGCTTGTCGGCCTCGAGTTGCGGCCCCGCCGCCTGCGTGAGGCTGCGGCCATGTGGCAGGCGGTAACGGATGCCGCGGGCGGCGAAGCCCGCGACCACCTGTGGTCGCACCCCGACCTGCTGCCCTCCTCGGGCGATCTGGACAATCCGGCCGCGCTCGTGGCGCGCCTCACGGCGGAGGCCGAGGGCAAGACGCCCGAGCTCGATGAGGTGGACCAGGCCCTCGAAGAGCTGCTGCGCGGCGACACGGAGCGCCCGAAAGAGGAGTAA
- a CDS encoding ATP-dependent helicase, producing MTTPDSLLAGLDEQQRVAAEALLGPVCILAGAGTGKTRAITHRIAYGVASGAYAPNRVMALTFTSRSAAELRGRLRQLGAGGVAARTFHAAALSQLNFFWPQAVGGQPPSVLSGKGRMLGQAAEKLSLKVDTATLRDVAAEIEWRKVSALSIDDYAARLESRTIPGRLTGEQLVMLHQAYESLKDERRQFDFEDVLLSCAGMIETEASVAMQVREQYRFFVVDEYQDVSPLQQHLLDLWLGGRRDICVVGDASQTIYSFAGARSDYLLDFERRYADATVVRLEQNYRSVSTVVDTANRLMKGRPGALELHSLPDRQSVSATEAEIRSHSSDIAEARAVAQAILEQIAAGVKPEHIAVLFRVNVQAAALETALGEVGVSYQLRGATRFFDLPEVRQAIMTLRAASVSISGEPLFKSVSDVLRSLGWSQSPPEARGAVRDRWEALNAIMGLVDEAAPTTTFRQFTDELMERQAGQHDPTVSAVTLATLHSAKGLEWEAVHLIGLSEGLVPISYAKTFEQIDEERRLLYVGITRARSLLRLSWSQTGQQRGGQREPSRFLAELGSRTPRVAGAALR from the coding sequence ATGACCACTCCCGATTCGCTTCTCGCGGGCCTCGACGAACAGCAGCGCGTCGCTGCGGAGGCCCTGCTGGGACCGGTGTGCATTCTCGCCGGCGCCGGAACGGGCAAGACGCGAGCCATCACGCACCGCATCGCCTACGGTGTCGCATCCGGTGCGTACGCCCCGAACCGCGTCATGGCGCTCACCTTCACCTCGCGCTCGGCCGCGGAACTGCGCGGCAGGCTGCGGCAACTCGGAGCCGGCGGGGTGGCGGCACGCACCTTTCACGCTGCAGCCCTCAGCCAGCTCAACTTCTTCTGGCCGCAGGCCGTCGGCGGCCAGCCACCGAGCGTGCTCAGCGGCAAGGGCCGTATGCTCGGCCAGGCCGCCGAGAAACTCTCGCTCAAGGTCGACACCGCCACCCTGCGTGACGTCGCGGCCGAGATCGAGTGGCGCAAAGTTTCGGCGCTGAGCATCGATGACTACGCCGCGCGTCTCGAGAGCCGCACGATTCCGGGCCGGCTGACGGGCGAACAGCTGGTCATGCTGCATCAGGCATATGAATCTCTCAAAGACGAGCGGCGCCAGTTCGATTTCGAGGATGTGCTGCTCAGCTGCGCGGGAATGATCGAGACCGAGGCGTCTGTGGCCATGCAGGTGCGGGAGCAGTACCGCTTCTTCGTGGTCGATGAGTACCAGGACGTCTCGCCGCTGCAGCAGCACCTGCTCGACCTCTGGCTCGGAGGTCGTCGCGACATCTGCGTGGTCGGCGATGCCAGCCAGACCATCTATTCCTTCGCGGGCGCGCGCAGCGACTATCTTCTCGATTTCGAGCGGCGATACGCGGATGCCACGGTGGTGCGCCTCGAGCAGAACTACCGTTCGGTCTCCACCGTCGTCGACACCGCCAATCGGCTCATGAAGGGCAGGCCCGGCGCACTGGAGCTGCACTCGCTCCCTGACCGCCAATCGGTCTCAGCGACCGAGGCGGAAATCCGTTCACACAGTTCCGACATCGCCGAGGCCCGTGCCGTCGCTCAGGCGATTCTCGAGCAGATCGCCGCGGGAGTGAAGCCGGAGCACATCGCCGTGCTGTTCCGGGTGAACGTGCAGGCGGCGGCGCTGGAGACCGCGCTCGGCGAGGTCGGCGTGAGCTACCAGCTTCGCGGGGCGACGCGCTTCTTCGACCTGCCCGAGGTGCGCCAGGCGATCATGACGCTGCGCGCGGCATCCGTCTCGATCTCGGGGGAGCCGCTGTTCAAGTCGGTGAGCGACGTGCTGCGCTCGCTCGGCTGGAGCCAGAGCCCGCCGGAGGCGCGGGGCGCGGTGCGGGATCGCTGGGAGGCGCTGAACGCGATCATGGGCCTCGTCGACGAGGCGGCGCCCACAACCACGTTCCGGCAGTTCACGGATGAGCTGATGGAGCGCCAGGCCGGCCAGCACGACCCCACCGTTTCGGCCGTCACGCTGGCGACGCTGCACTCGGCCAAGGGCCTGGAGTGGGAGGCGGTGCACCTCATCGGCCTCAGCGAGGGGTTGGTTCCCATCAGTTATGCGAAGACCTTCGAGCAGATCGATGAGGAGCGTCGCCTGCTGTATGTCGGAATCACCCGCGCGCGGAGCCTGTTGCGCCTGAGCTGGTCACAGACGGGCCAGCAACGCGGCGGTCAGCGAGAGCCGTCACGTTTTCTGGCAGAGCTCGGCAGCCGCACTCCGCGTGTGGCCGGTGCCGCTCTGCGCTGA
- the nudC gene encoding NAD(+) diphosphatase: protein MSRARPSGSGLIGLALTDPALDRDGVARSRPALFDELWEDSATRVLPLRQGRALLRESGVDGPAASAALALLKVDEVPSALLRVYLGRTIESHANEPAGTPVVALVLTDAAAAELEPNESRWANLRQSASTLDGRDAAIFVEALAITNWHAVHTHCPRCGTPTVVEMGGWVRRCFADDSQHFPRTDAAVIVSVRDADDRLLLGSNAMWENNRYSLLAGFVEPGESFEAAAIREIGEEAGVRIADPVYLGSQPWPFPASIMVGMTARLADGQSAEDLLPDGEEILALRWFSREQLWEERESVLLPGSSSIARAITEDWYGGPLDAPPATVVRAAG from the coding sequence ATGTCCCGTGCGAGACCGAGCGGCTCTGGCTTGATCGGCCTTGCGCTGACCGACCCAGCCCTGGATCGTGACGGCGTGGCCCGAAGCAGACCGGCGCTCTTCGACGAATTGTGGGAGGACTCCGCAACGAGGGTGCTCCCGCTGCGGCAGGGCAGGGCGCTCCTGCGCGAGTCAGGCGTCGACGGTCCGGCGGCATCCGCCGCTCTCGCCCTGCTGAAGGTCGATGAGGTGCCCTCCGCGTTGCTGCGCGTGTATCTGGGCCGCACTATCGAGTCGCACGCCAACGAGCCGGCCGGCACGCCCGTGGTTGCCCTGGTGCTGACGGATGCCGCCGCCGCCGAGCTCGAGCCGAACGAGTCCCGCTGGGCCAACCTGCGCCAGAGTGCGTCGACGCTCGACGGCCGCGATGCCGCCATCTTCGTCGAGGCACTCGCCATCACGAACTGGCACGCCGTGCACACCCATTGCCCACGCTGCGGCACGCCGACCGTCGTGGAGATGGGCGGCTGGGTGCGTCGCTGTTTCGCGGATGACTCGCAGCACTTCCCGCGCACGGATGCCGCGGTGATAGTGAGCGTGAGGGACGCCGACGACCGGTTGCTGCTCGGATCGAATGCGATGTGGGAGAACAACAGGTACTCGCTGCTGGCCGGCTTCGTGGAACCGGGGGAGTCGTTCGAGGCTGCCGCGATCCGCGAGATCGGTGAAGAGGCCGGGGTACGCATCGCCGATCCCGTGTACCTGGGCTCGCAGCCGTGGCCGTTCCCGGCATCCATCATGGTGGGCATGACCGCCCGCCTCGCCGACGGTCAGAGTGCCGAGGATCTGCTGCCCGACGGCGAGGAGATTCTGGCGCTGCGCTGGTTCAGCCGCGAGCAGCTGTGGGAGGAGCGCGAGAGCGTGTTGCTGCCGGGCAGTTCCTCCATCGCCAGGGCCATTACCGAGGATTGGTACGGCGGGCCGCTCGACGCGCCCCCTGCGACCGTCGTGCGCGCCGCAGGATGA